In Candidatus Omnitrophota bacterium, one DNA window encodes the following:
- a CDS encoding iron-only hydrogenase system regulator: MEKHLGAVVIIVKKRQEAASGVNELLSQFGNIIVSRTGFPYEKRGVNVITLIVDGTTDEIGALTGKLGMFKSVTVKTTLAKV, encoded by the coding sequence ATGGAGAAACATCTGGGAGCAGTAGTGATAATCGTGAAAAAAAGGCAAGAAGCGGCATCCGGGGTGAATGAATTGCTTTCGCAGTTCGGCAATATCATCGTTTCCAGGACGGGGTTCCCTTATGAGAAACGCGGGGTCAACGTGATCACCCTTATTGTGGACGGGACCACAGACGAGATCGGCGCTTTGACCGGCAAACTGGGAATGTTCAAGAGCGTGACTGTTAAGACCACGCTGGCAAAGGTGTAG
- a CDS encoding DUF45 domain-containing protein, whose amino-acid sequence MILEQGNIFEHPADNKDKEAFQAILKNDSFELESIISQGQRTEQGKWLDEENNEWVVLLSGKARLLFERGNIVRELKPGDYVYIPSHCQHRVEWTAPGEKTVWLALHFKPSGKSRGCGGHGLASGQVKIVRTARRKKTIAARMVDGVLCVFCPRNTPQDFLVRTVEKFKVKFNKQALKKQLNRDKDLRTVASELNRKYFQGKLTVNSIEYVTDQKSKFGCCNYHKKAIRIAHCIAAMPEWVRDYVVVHELAHLLVPDHSRAFWDLVANYKLAERAKGYLLAKGIDHNEESQF is encoded by the coding sequence ATGATCTTGGAGCAGGGCAACATCTTCGAGCATCCGGCGGATAATAAGGATAAAGAGGCATTTCAAGCCATTCTTAAAAACGATTCTTTTGAGCTGGAAAGTATAATATCGCAGGGCCAGCGCACAGAGCAGGGCAAGTGGCTGGATGAAGAAAATAACGAATGGGTGGTCCTTTTAAGCGGGAAGGCCCGGCTTTTATTCGAACGGGGAAATATTGTCCGCGAGCTCAAACCCGGGGATTACGTTTATATCCCCAGTCATTGCCAACACCGGGTGGAGTGGACTGCCCCGGGTGAGAAGACCGTATGGCTGGCTTTGCATTTTAAGCCTTCGGGAAAATCGCGAGGATGCGGAGGGCATGGGCTCGCGTCCGGACAGGTAAAGATCGTGCGCACCGCCAGAAGGAAAAAGACCATTGCCGCCAGGATGGTTGACGGCGTTCTATGCGTTTTCTGCCCGCGGAATACCCCGCAGGATTTCCTGGTGCGGACGGTCGAGAAGTTCAAGGTAAAATTCAACAAACAGGCTTTGAAAAAGCAATTGAACCGGGATAAAGACCTGCGAACGGTCGCGTCCGAGCTTAACCGTAAATATTTCCAGGGAAAGCTGACCGTTAATTCAATAGAATACGTTACCGACCAGAAGAGTAAATTCGGGTGCTGTAATTATCATAAGAAAGCCATTCGTATCGCCCATTGCATAGCCGCGATGCCGGAATGGGTCAGGGATTATGTGGTGGTGCATGAGCTGGCGCATCTTTTGGTGCCTGACCACAGCAGGGCGTTTTGGGATCTGGTGGCGAACTACAAGCTTGCTGAAAGAGCCAAAGGTTATCTTTTAGCTAAGGGGATCGATCATAATGAAGAATCACAGTTCTGA
- a CDS encoding cold shock domain-containing protein, translating to MHTGKIKKLVRDRGFGFISDTDGREVFFHQSSLVDVQFAALNEDQLVDFEVEKSPKGPRAINVKPSTGEAPSAEAQA from the coding sequence ATGCATACCGGAAAAATTAAAAAGCTGGTCCGCGACAGAGGTTTTGGTTTCATCAGCGACACAGACGGCAGGGAAGTTTTCTTTCATCAGAGCAGCCTGGTGGATGTACAGTTTGCTGCTTTGAATGAAGACCAGTTGGTTGATTTTGAGGTAGAAAAATCGCCCAAAGGCCCTCGCGCCATAAACGTCAAGCCTTCTACTGGTGAAGCGCCGTCAGCTGAAGCTCAGGCGTAA
- a CDS encoding cation:proton antiporter, translating into MQYLSEHHILIFLVQIFILLGLARGLGELFNRFKQPALTAEILVGILLGPTILGRFFPHLHQAIFPPDLLQSNMLQTVAWLGLLFFLMETGLKMDFSIAWRYRSEALTIALTDIIVPMTIAFTASYLLPAHYLVDPGQRVVFSLFMATAMTISAMPVTIRALNDLNLSKTDLGFLIMSALAVNEIIGWLIFTLILSFITSVNVDMVRIFLVFSVAVGFMIFCMTVGKNLVNRVITRIKTLNMSEPGSSLTFICLLGFFCGAVFQKIGINALMGFFVAGVMAGEARSLSVRTRQVISQMVYAIFVPLFFACIGLNVDFLKNFNLFLVFFVTVVSISGKFLGAWLGVNFTGLPRTNRLSIAIAHTPGGSIEIVIALLALQYNLISPVMFVAIVCGAILSSIIFGPWLKYSVTRRKEISILEFFSRETIIPELKSESRDNAIYELCALAAEQDNSPQSDTLYSGVMERENLMATAVEEGIALPHGRFASLRRPLVVFGRSVTGIDWDSPDGKPTHFVFLILTPAGDDEFQIQILRHIAKTMIEKDTRESIMRCGNAQGLWGILQIALTAKRVVRKPKTGHSPADK; encoded by the coding sequence ATGCAGTATCTCAGCGAACATCATATCCTGATATTTTTAGTCCAGATTTTTATTCTTCTGGGCTTGGCCCGGGGACTGGGCGAGTTGTTTAACAGGTTCAAACAGCCTGCGCTTACCGCGGAGATACTGGTAGGCATATTGCTGGGGCCGACTATCCTGGGCAGGTTTTTTCCGCATTTGCACCAGGCTATATTCCCGCCTGATCTGCTGCAATCTAATATGTTACAAACAGTCGCTTGGTTGGGGCTGTTGTTCTTCCTTATGGAAACCGGATTGAAAATGGATTTTTCCATAGCCTGGAGATACCGCTCAGAGGCGCTGACGATCGCGCTTACCGATATAATCGTGCCGATGACCATCGCTTTTACCGCCAGTTATCTTTTGCCTGCGCATTATCTGGTGGATCCGGGGCAGAGGGTCGTTTTTTCGCTTTTTATGGCTACGGCAATGACTATAAGCGCGATGCCTGTGACTATCAGGGCCCTTAATGACCTTAATCTTTCCAAGACCGATTTGGGTTTCCTGATAATGTCGGCTTTGGCGGTAAACGAGATCATCGGATGGCTCATATTCACGCTGATCCTCAGTTTTATTACCAGCGTGAATGTGGATATGGTCAGGATCTTCCTGGTCTTTTCAGTGGCGGTCGGTTTCATGATCTTTTGTATGACCGTGGGGAAAAATCTGGTGAACAGGGTGATCACCAGGATCAAAACGCTCAATATGTCGGAACCGGGCAGCTCATTGACCTTTATTTGCCTGCTTGGTTTTTTCTGCGGCGCGGTGTTCCAGAAGATCGGGATCAATGCCCTTATGGGGTTCTTTGTCGCCGGGGTAATGGCCGGAGAGGCCCGGTCGCTTTCGGTCAGGACCAGGCAGGTAATATCGCAGATGGTCTATGCCATTTTTGTCCCGCTTTTCTTCGCGTGTATCGGGTTGAATGTCGACTTTCTCAAGAACTTCAATCTATTTCTGGTGTTTTTCGTGACTGTCGTAAGCATAAGCGGTAAATTCCTGGGCGCGTGGCTGGGAGTGAATTTCACCGGCCTTCCCAGGACGAATCGGCTCTCCATAGCCATAGCCCATACCCCCGGTGGCTCGATCGAGATTGTGATCGCGCTTCTGGCCCTGCAGTATAATTTGATCAGCCCGGTTATGTTCGTGGCTATTGTTTGCGGGGCGATCCTTTCCTCGATAATATTCGGCCCCTGGCTGAAATACTCGGTCACCCGGCGCAAGGAGATAAGCATACTGGAGTTCTTCTCAAGGGAAACGATAATCCCTGAGTTAAAGTCGGAAAGCAGGGATAACGCGATATACGAGCTTTGCGCGTTGGCCGCTGAACAGGACAATTCCCCGCAGTCGGATACGCTTTATTCCGGGGTAATGGAACGCGAAAACTTGATGGCTACTGCAGTGGAAGAGGGGATAGCTTTGCCTCACGGGCGTTTCGCTTCGTTAAGGAGGCCGCTGGTGGTTTTCGGCCGGTCGGTTACCGGGATCGACTGGGATTCCCCGGACGGTAAGCCCACGCACTTCGTTTTTCTGATATTGACCCCGGCGGGCGATGATGAATTCCAGATCCAGATATTAAGGCATATCGCCAAAACCATGATCGAGAAAGATACCCGGGAATCGATAATGCGCTGCGGCAATGCCCAGGGATTATGGGGCATTCTGCAAATCGCGCTCACCGCAAAACGCGTTGTCCGCAAGCCTAAAACCGGCCATTCTCCGGCTGATAAATAA
- a CDS encoding cold-shock protein encodes MAKGKVKWFSNQKGYGFITPESGADVFVHHSAIQGDGYKTLDEGQEVEFDIEKGPKGEQATNVVKL; translated from the coding sequence ATGGCAAAAGGTAAAGTAAAGTGGTTCTCAAACCAAAAAGGTTATGGATTTATTACTCCTGAATCGGGTGCGGATGTATTTGTGCATCACAGCGCGATCCAGGGTGACGGCTATAAGACTTTGGATGAAGGACAGGAAGTTGAGTTTGACATCGAAAAAGGTCCTAAAGGCGAACAGGCTACAAACGTAGTAAAGTTATAA
- a CDS encoding SH3 domain-containing protein: MKNHSSDFCYLRPLLPVIVLGLALLNCGCVSLRERLYYSAPTVISGTCRQMNTPGFWISRHADPDRVIMDRGQIERFNSCISEEPGLVRDITGLADLYSGRELAEEFNRQIKSLYQHGLYTFSGKKAGRDFYKTAEDLMCLAGVAPQVKVKFGFISASSDQRLLPLEDGLYAKINDIDFDELQNSSLDIATPVAVLHQSVDGKWLYLLAPLSDGWVKADNVALCSRQQLKGFLSAQRFSVVISARADIFLDDRLTDHYDYLRMGSRIKVQADLTDAIVKVSVPVKDVDGGFIEKTAYMKKNDLSPGYLPYTPRNMIEQAFKQLNSPYGWGGMNGEADCSQFVKEVFACSGICLPRNSSSQSGIGALIAEFNNKEDSQSKIDILGKVYGGVTILGLKGHIMLFLGMAGARPYAIHSLWAYRQRSGGKDTVRRVNRVVVTGLDLGKGSFKGSLLQRLKSVRQISD; this comes from the coding sequence ATGAAGAATCACAGTTCTGATTTTTGTTATTTACGGCCGTTACTGCCCGTGATCGTTTTAGGGCTGGCCCTGTTGAATTGCGGATGTGTTTCTTTGCGGGAGCGCCTTTATTATTCCGCGCCGACTGTCATAAGCGGAACCTGCCGGCAAATGAACACTCCGGGGTTCTGGATAAGCAGGCACGCGGATCCGGACCGGGTAATAATGGATCGCGGGCAGATCGAGCGGTTTAACAGTTGTATAAGCGAAGAACCGGGTCTGGTCAGGGACATAACCGGCCTGGCGGATCTTTATTCCGGCAGGGAATTGGCAGAAGAGTTTAACAGGCAGATCAAAAGTCTTTATCAGCACGGCCTTTATACGTTCAGCGGCAAAAAAGCCGGCAGGGATTTCTATAAAACAGCCGAGGACTTGATGTGTTTGGCAGGGGTCGCGCCTCAGGTTAAGGTGAAATTCGGGTTTATCAGCGCTTCCAGCGATCAGCGGCTTCTGCCTCTTGAAGATGGGCTGTACGCTAAGATAAACGATATAGACTTTGACGAGTTACAGAACAGTTCCCTGGATATCGCTACCCCGGTGGCAGTGCTGCACCAGAGCGTCGACGGCAAATGGCTGTATCTATTGGCTCCGTTAAGCGATGGCTGGGTAAAAGCGGATAATGTGGCGTTATGCAGCAGGCAGCAATTAAAGGGTTTTTTGTCCGCTCAGCGTTTTAGCGTGGTCATCAGCGCCAGGGCCGATATTTTCCTGGATGATCGTCTCACCGATCATTATGATTACCTGCGCATGGGTTCGCGGATAAAGGTCCAGGCTGATCTCACGGATGCAATAGTGAAGGTTAGCGTACCTGTGAAGGATGTGGACGGCGGTTTTATTGAGAAGACCGCGTACATGAAAAAAAATGATCTAAGCCCCGGTTATCTTCCTTATACTCCGCGCAATATGATCGAGCAGGCGTTCAAGCAGCTTAACAGCCCTTATGGCTGGGGAGGGATGAATGGAGAAGCGGATTGTTCCCAGTTTGTTAAAGAGGTCTTTGCCTGCTCCGGTATCTGCCTCCCGCGGAATTCTTCCAGTCAGTCCGGGATAGGCGCTTTGATCGCGGAGTTTAATAATAAGGAAGACTCCCAATCCAAAATAGACATCTTGGGGAAAGTCTATGGTGGAGTTACCATTTTAGGGTTGAAAGGCCATATTATGCTTTTTCTGGGCATGGCTGGCGCAAGGCCTTACGCGATCCACAGCCTTTGGGCCTATCGTCAGAGATCGGGCGGCAAGGATACGGTCAGGCGGGTCAACCGGGTCGTGGTCACCGGCCTTGATCTTGGGAAAGGCTCATTTAAGGGCTCTCTCTTGCAGAGGCTAAAAAGCGTAAGGCAGATATCCGATTAA
- a CDS encoding aspartate ammonia-lyase, producing MEYRIEKDLLGELKVPQTVYWGIHAQRALSNFSVSGRKVNPALLRAYAKVKKACCQANQELGLLEDKKAKAVIQACDEIIEGKFSDQFPVDALQGGAGTSTNMNVNEVIANRAIELLGGKRGDYSIVHPLEEVNLNQSTNDTYPTALKIAAITGFRDLSQAIAGLQGAFQRKEKEFAKIVKIARTELQEAVPMTLGQEFSAFAEAIARDRWRTFKCEERLRLVNIGGTAVGTGITAPRSYIFLVIETLRNVTGLGLSRGETVLDQTANSDCFVEVSGILKAHASNLIKICNDLRLLNLLQEIELPGSQAGSSVMPGKINPVMLEMVIQVAVKVIANDLIITECCSRSSLQINEFMPLLADAILESLDILSESSKIFGGHISAIKANAEKCREYFDRSPAIITVLIPHIGYEKAEALLKEFFGSGVKDLRGFLAEKLGKELIERVFDPYNLISLGYQANEKNP from the coding sequence ATGGAATACCGCATAGAAAAAGACCTGCTCGGCGAATTAAAAGTACCGCAGACCGTATATTGGGGTATCCATGCGCAACGGGCGCTGTCTAACTTCTCCGTCAGCGGCCGGAAAGTCAATCCGGCATTGCTGCGGGCATACGCGAAGGTAAAAAAGGCCTGCTGTCAGGCTAACCAGGAATTAGGCCTTTTGGAGGATAAGAAAGCCAAAGCCGTGATCCAGGCGTGCGATGAAATTATTGAAGGTAAATTTTCCGACCAGTTTCCCGTGGACGCCCTGCAGGGCGGCGCCGGCACCTCGACCAATATGAACGTAAATGAAGTTATCGCCAACCGGGCCATAGAGCTTCTGGGTGGAAAACGAGGGGATTATTCGATCGTTCATCCCCTGGAAGAGGTGAACCTTAACCAGTCGACCAATGACACCTATCCTACTGCTTTAAAGATCGCCGCGATAACGGGATTCCGTGATTTGAGCCAGGCCATAGCCGGGCTTCAAGGCGCTTTCCAGAGAAAAGAAAAAGAATTTGCTAAGATAGTCAAGATTGCCAGGACCGAACTTCAGGAAGCGGTGCCCATGACCCTGGGCCAGGAGTTTTCGGCGTTCGCCGAGGCTATTGCCCGAGACCGGTGGCGGACCTTTAAATGCGAGGAGAGGCTGCGGCTGGTTAATATCGGAGGCACAGCTGTTGGAACAGGCATAACCGCGCCGCGCAGTTATATATTCCTGGTAATTGAAACCTTGCGCAATGTCACCGGCCTGGGTTTGAGCCGGGGCGAAACTGTGCTGGATCAAACCGCAAACAGCGATTGCTTTGTCGAGGTTTCCGGGATACTTAAAGCCCATGCCAGCAATTTAATAAAGATCTGCAATGACCTGCGGCTTTTAAATCTGCTCCAGGAGATCGAGTTGCCCGGATCACAGGCCGGCTCATCGGTTATGCCCGGCAAGATCAATCCGGTCATGCTGGAAATGGTCATTCAGGTCGCTGTTAAGGTCATTGCCAATGACCTGATAATCACCGAATGCTGTTCCCGCTCAAGCCTGCAGATAAATGAGTTTATGCCGCTTCTGGCGGACGCTATTCTGGAATCGTTGGATATTTTGAGCGAAAGCAGCAAGATATTCGGCGGCCATATATCGGCGATAAAGGCGAATGCGGAAAAATGCCGCGAATATTTTGACCGCAGCCCGGCCATAATCACAGTGCTTATCCCGCATATCGGTTATGAAAAAGCCGAAGCCCTACTTAAAGAGTTTTTCGGTTCAGGGGTAAAGGACCTCAGGGGATTTCTGGCCGAAAAACTGGGCAAAGAATTGATCGAAAGGGTCTTTGACCCGTATAACCTTATTTCCTTAGGATACCAGGCAAATGAAAAAAACCCCTAA
- a CDS encoding TonB-dependent receptor, giving the protein MTRLILAAVTVGCACTVCFAQDQPLSLEPIVVARSNTRFLKAYSLSYDESSGISEGSPFKSLSQTPLDLQSRNLFGDIQTDMSLRGSGSQGVLVAIANQRINDPQTSHYNCDIPLTAADIQRIEIIPGAASSVFGPDAVGGVVNIIPKRPIAKKTVIETKAGSHGTFYDLFSYSDKAGDLGLRFSQENHISGGFREDTDFRKSTTAVSSSFDAPDLQADINLGYQDKEYGAYDFYTPGKGYPSQEHTRTYLLDSRLGWQKGELKIKPGFLWRRHYDKFILDKTGYKSKSINHHRSDIYTPFVYLQRESELLGASGLGLECGQERMRSGSLGDHQRGHKSAYIEDEKELNDLWAIGGSARLDDYDGFGQAYTGSLNSRYRLSGKESVSLAVSRNIRVPSFTELYYSDPTTIGYSGLKEERSINYQVGYDRKIKKGSWGTVFFIRKEDNTIDWVKSIPDQEKWQAGNIPGVDVSGIESYFKRDINAAISLDSNYTYINKPADKHGYLYKYGRNYTRHLANMLFSFKFPFADSFLGVTYKKKPGRDGWTIVNTGISRQVNKNIKVYLKAENLFNSEYQEIEGIPQPGRWVEAGMRLEW; this is encoded by the coding sequence ATGACCCGCCTCATATTAGCCGCAGTAACCGTCGGTTGCGCTTGCACCGTTTGTTTCGCGCAGGATCAGCCTCTCAGCCTTGAGCCGATAGTGGTCGCCAGGAGCAATACCCGCTTTTTAAAGGCATATTCGCTGAGTTATGATGAGAGTAGCGGCATATCCGAAGGTTCTCCGTTCAAATCGCTAAGCCAAACTCCTTTAGACCTGCAAAGCCGTAATTTATTTGGAGATATCCAGACGGATATGTCTTTGCGCGGATCCGGCTCCCAGGGCGTTCTTGTCGCTATAGCAAATCAGAGGATAAACGATCCGCAAACGAGCCATTATAATTGCGATATCCCGTTGACAGCCGCAGATATCCAGAGGATCGAGATCATTCCCGGAGCCGCTTCATCGGTTTTCGGCCCGGACGCGGTAGGAGGCGTGGTTAATATTATCCCTAAGAGGCCTATTGCTAAAAAAACGGTGATTGAAACGAAGGCTGGTTCGCACGGAACATTTTACGACCTGTTCAGCTACAGCGACAAAGCCGGGGATCTGGGCCTGCGTTTTTCCCAGGAGAACCATATCTCAGGCGGGTTTCGCGAGGATACGGATTTCAGGAAATCCACCACTGCCGTGAGTTCTTCTTTTGACGCCCCGGACCTGCAGGCGGATATTAACCTGGGATACCAGGATAAGGAATACGGGGCTTATGATTTTTATACCCCGGGCAAAGGTTATCCTTCCCAGGAGCATACCCGGACCTATCTTTTGGATTCCCGGTTAGGCTGGCAGAAGGGGGAGTTAAAGATAAAACCGGGTTTTCTGTGGCGCAGGCATTATGATAAATTCATCCTGGATAAGACCGGATATAAAAGCAAGTCAATAAACCACCACCGCAGCGATATTTATACCCCGTTTGTTTATCTGCAGAGAGAAAGCGAGCTCTTAGGCGCCTCCGGTTTAGGGTTAGAGTGCGGCCAGGAGAGGATGCGTTCCGGCTCCCTGGGAGATCACCAGCGCGGGCATAAAAGCGCCTATATAGAAGATGAAAAAGAGCTTAATGATCTTTGGGCGATAGGCGGATCAGCCAGATTAGACGATTATGACGGGTTCGGCCAAGCGTATACCGGTTCGCTAAACAGCAGGTATAGATTATCCGGCAAAGAATCGGTGTCTCTGGCTGTGTCCAGGAATATCCGCGTGCCTTCTTTTACCGAGCTTTATTACAGCGACCCCACAACCATAGGATATTCCGGGCTGAAGGAGGAGAGGTCGATAAATTACCAGGTAGGTTATGATCGTAAGATCAAAAAGGGCTCCTGGGGCACGGTTTTCTTCATAAGAAAAGAAGACAATACAATCGATTGGGTTAAAAGTATCCCTGATCAGGAAAAATGGCAGGCCGGGAATATCCCGGGAGTGGATGTTTCAGGTATTGAAAGTTATTTTAAGAGGGATATAAATGCCGCGATAAGCCTGGATTCCAATTATACCTATATAAATAAGCCGGCGGATAAACACGGATACCTTTATAAATACGGCCGGAATTATACCCGGCACCTGGCGAATATGCTGTTTAGCTTTAAATTCCCTTTCGCGGATTCATTCCTCGGGGTCACCTATAAGAAAAAACCCGGCAGGGATGGCTGGACTATAGTGAATACCGGCATAAGCCGGCAGGTAAATAAGAATATAAAAGTATATCTGAAGGCGGAGAACCTGTTTAACAGTGAATATCAGGAAATAGAAGGCATTCCTCAGCCAGGCAGGTGGGTAGAGGCGGGGATGCGGCTTGAATGGTAG
- a CDS encoding nucleoside transporter yields the protein GINKFLHISFVWTLQNILGYVFYPIAVILGVPLQDAGTVARIVGERTIVTEVVAYQDLAAVLSKGLLRDPRSAVITVYALCGFAHFASMAIFVGAVSALAPKRTRDISAIAFRALAAATLACLMTACVAGVFFNANGTILLGK from the coding sequence CCGGGATCAACAAATTTCTCCATATCAGCTTTGTCTGGACCCTGCAGAATATTTTAGGCTATGTATTTTATCCTATCGCGGTGATCCTGGGCGTTCCGTTACAGGACGCGGGGACAGTCGCACGGATAGTCGGTGAAAGGACGATCGTAACGGAGGTGGTGGCTTATCAGGACCTGGCTGCTGTTTTAAGCAAGGGCCTGCTGCGCGACCCGCGTTCAGCGGTGATCACGGTCTATGCCTTATGCGGTTTCGCGCATTTTGCATCAATGGCGATCTTTGTGGGGGCGGTTTCCGCTTTAGCGCCTAAAAGGACCCGCGATATCTCAGCTATAGCTTTTCGGGCGCTGGCGGCGGCGACTCTGGCTTGCCTTATGACCGCCTGCGTCGCCGGGGTATTCTTCAACGCGAACGGGACGATCCTTTTAGGCAAATAA
- the hydG gene encoding [FeFe] hydrogenase H-cluster radical SAM maturase HydG, whose translation MHNALKEIKDFKKMTIKEEENAKYLNGGKDFIDDPEISRLLKVRRDIEPGEVRDIIRKSRDIQSLELSEAAALLNVEDKGLWEEIFDAAARIKRKVYDNRVVTFAPLYCSSLCVNNCAYCGFRGENQVIERRTLSISEVRKEAEVLAGKLGHKRLVVVFGEHPSSGADYICEVMREIYDVKIKTRRGFGAIRRVNVNAAPMSIADYKKVKAAGIGTFQVFQETYHRRTYGNVHPANTIKGDFGWRLYSLHRAMEAGIDDVAIGALFGLYAWRFEVLGLLAHARDLEKYFGIGPHTVSFPRLEPAANTPFINKTEHAVKDDDFKKLVAVLRLAIPYAGMIVTCREPPRMMGEVIAMCTQRDASSKVGIGAYSERGDNQEENIQQFILGDSRSLDEVIRDLAARGYITSFCTAGYRCGRTGDNIMSMLKTGREGCLCKLNAVLTFQEWLDDFGSDQTRKIGEGLIDREIAQIKARVPADFSAEMFRAFSEYHSRIRAGERDLCF comes from the coding sequence ATGCATAACGCGTTAAAAGAGATCAAGGATTTTAAGAAAATGACCATCAAAGAGGAAGAGAACGCCAAGTATCTTAACGGCGGCAAGGATTTTATAGATGATCCGGAGATATCCCGCTTGTTAAAGGTCCGCCGGGATATCGAGCCTGGCGAGGTCCGCGATATTATCCGCAAATCCCGGGATATCCAGAGCCTCGAGCTGTCAGAGGCCGCAGCTTTGCTTAACGTTGAAGATAAGGGGCTTTGGGAAGAGATCTTTGATGCCGCCGCCCGGATTAAGCGCAAGGTTTATGACAACCGGGTGGTTACTTTCGCCCCGCTTTATTGCTCCAGCCTTTGCGTGAACAACTGCGCTTATTGCGGGTTCCGCGGGGAGAACCAGGTCATTGAGCGCCGGACATTGAGCATTTCTGAAGTCCGTAAAGAAGCTGAAGTGCTTGCCGGAAAGCTCGGCCATAAAAGGCTGGTCGTGGTCTTCGGCGAACATCCTTCATCCGGCGCCGATTATATCTGCGAGGTTATGCGCGAGATATACGATGTTAAGATCAAGACCCGCCGCGGCTTCGGGGCTATCCGCAGGGTCAACGTCAACGCCGCCCCTATGAGCATAGCCGATTACAAGAAGGTCAAAGCCGCGGGGATCGGGACTTTTCAGGTTTTTCAGGAGACGTATCACCGCCGGACATATGGAAATGTTCACCCGGCAAATACCATAAAGGGCGATTTCGGATGGCGGCTTTATTCTTTGCACCGGGCCATGGAAGCGGGGATCGACGATGTGGCGATCGGGGCTCTTTTCGGTTTGTATGCCTGGCGTTTTGAGGTGCTGGGCTTGCTCGCCCATGCCCGCGACCTGGAAAAATATTTCGGGATCGGCCCGCACACCGTGTCCTTTCCCAGGCTTGAGCCCGCGGCCAATACCCCTTTCATAAATAAAACCGAGCATGCTGTAAAAGACGATGATTTCAAGAAGCTGGTGGCGGTTTTGAGGCTTGCCATACCTTACGCCGGTATGATCGTTACCTGCCGGGAACCCCCCAGGATGATGGGCGAGGTCATAGCCATGTGCACCCAGCGCGACGCTTCCTCCAAGGTCGGCATCGGCGCCTACAGCGAGCGCGGGGACAACCAGGAGGAGAATATCCAGCAGTTCATTCTCGGTGACAGCCGTTCCCTGGATGAGGTGATCAGGGATCTGGCTGCCAGGGGTTATATTACTTCTTTTTGCACCGCGGGTTACCGCTGCGGCCGGACCGGCGACAATATCATGTCTATGCTTAAGACCGGCAGGGAAGGTTGTTTATGCAAACTGAACGCTGTCCTCACTTTTCAGGAATGGCTGGATGATTTTGGCAGCGACCAGACCCGCAAGATCGGCGAAGGCCTGATTGACCGGGAGATCGCTCAGATAAAAGCCAGGGTCCCCGCGGATTTTTCCGCGGAGATGTTCCGGGCCTTCAGCGAATACCACAGCCGGATCAGGGCGGGGGAAAGAGACCTTTGTTTTTAA